A window of the Schlesneria paludicola DSM 18645 genome harbors these coding sequences:
- a CDS encoding beta strand repeat-containing protein encodes MLSATAAVAAINSAPVLQNVDVNLSPIYEDQTTSGGYLVSDILLGRLTDADSGALSGIALTGSVSGTGTWQYSSNSGSTWSNVGIVTAGASLLLRSNDLIRFVPDTINGTAASFTFRGWDQTTGASGVKVDSSVNSGATAFSAVQVSANLNVMPMNDAPVLSGANNFTSISATAVNNPGELVSTLISGRMSDVDPDRLQGIAVTGFTSGTGGWQYSLDNGSSWNNLETAFVSSSLLLRSTDRLRYVPYGTDATTASVTFRAWDQTSGSAGTRKNTTASGGSTAYSNEQATAQIAVTAATTANHAPVLLSGNIVIGTISEDQTTNGGYRVGDLVSGRLTDPDAGALSGIAVTNLTSGTGVWQFSTNAGTTWSNVGSVTPGSSLLLRSNDFVRLVPNGKNGTTASLTFRGWDQTIGTAGIKVDTTVNGDATAFSAVQIDGNLNVTSMNDAPVLAGANDFTPITTNDVANAGNLVSTLIAGKITDVDPAALQGIAIVGFVNGTGGWQYSLDNGTSWTNIDTVFASSALLLRPTDRLRYAPYGNDPTTASLTFLAWDQTSGAAGTRFNATAPGGGVRTYSSQQATSHITVSAVNHAPVLTSGNINVAPITEDQTTNGGYLVQDLLLGRLTDVDTGALSGLALTGTTSGSGTWQYSINGGSTWTNVGAVSATSSLPLRSNDLVRFVPNEKNGTTASLTFRGWDQTSGVAGAKVNSSTVGGTTAFSEGQVTANLVVTSLNDAPVLTGANAFATITEDQATNSGNQVSALIAGKITDVDAGALQGVALTGLNNSSGKWQYSLNNGSTWTDIVSVSVDSALLLRSSDRLRFVPNLANGTTASVTFRAWDQTSGTAGTKVNTTSSGGTRAYSSVQATANLTVTSVNDAPVLGGAVNFSNITEDQAANGGSLVSSLIAGKVTDVDVGSMKGIAVVGVANGNGKWQYQLDQSQTWSDVGTVSGTSALLLRSTDRLRFVPNGLGPTAASVTFRAWDQTAGATGTKTNITSTGLVTPFSSALATSNIAVTSINDAPGLTGANNFTNLTRTQATNSGNLVSTLIAGKVTDVDSNAVQGIAIVGLSSGNGKWQYSTNGGQTWVDVGAVSGSAALLLRSSDRLRFVPNSAAGTTSSVTFRAWDQTAGTAGAKFNIAATGQATAFSSVTAVAKLTVT; translated from the coding sequence ATGTTATCCGCGACGGCCGCAGTGGCAGCCATCAACTCTGCGCCCGTGCTGCAAAACGTTGACGTGAACCTCTCGCCCATTTACGAAGACCAGACAACGAGCGGTGGATACTTAGTCAGCGATATTCTGCTCGGGCGGTTGACGGATGCAGATTCTGGTGCGCTCTCTGGTATCGCACTGACCGGCTCTGTCAGCGGCACCGGGACATGGCAGTATTCTTCGAATAGCGGATCGACCTGGTCGAATGTCGGCATCGTCACTGCGGGGGCATCGTTGCTGCTGCGATCGAATGATCTGATTCGGTTCGTGCCTGATACCATCAATGGCACGGCCGCATCCTTCACGTTCCGAGGCTGGGATCAGACGACGGGCGCCAGCGGAGTCAAAGTCGATTCGTCGGTTAATAGTGGCGCAACCGCGTTTAGTGCCGTTCAAGTCAGCGCCAACCTAAACGTCATGCCGATGAACGATGCTCCTGTGCTGTCGGGGGCAAACAATTTCACTTCGATTTCTGCGACGGCAGTCAACAATCCAGGCGAGCTCGTTTCAACACTCATCTCGGGCCGCATGTCTGACGTCGATCCGGACCGACTGCAGGGGATTGCCGTGACCGGTTTTACGAGTGGGACTGGCGGTTGGCAATACTCGTTAGACAACGGTTCGTCCTGGAACAATCTTGAGACGGCGTTCGTCAGTTCTTCGCTTCTACTGCGGTCGACTGACCGGCTGCGATATGTTCCTTATGGAACGGACGCAACAACGGCGTCGGTCACGTTCCGCGCCTGGGACCAAACGAGCGGAAGTGCCGGTACAAGGAAGAATACAACGGCCTCTGGTGGCTCAACGGCGTACAGCAACGAACAGGCAACCGCTCAGATCGCGGTAACGGCCGCCACGACGGCGAATCACGCTCCCGTTTTGTTGAGCGGAAATATCGTGATTGGCACAATTTCCGAAGATCAGACGACGAATGGAGGTTATCGCGTTGGCGATCTCGTTTCTGGTCGACTCACTGATCCCGACGCAGGGGCACTTTCGGGTATCGCTGTCACGAATTTGACAAGCGGCACCGGGGTGTGGCAGTTCTCGACCAATGCCGGCACAACATGGTCAAATGTCGGTAGCGTCACTCCAGGTTCGTCGTTGCTGCTCCGCTCGAATGATTTCGTCCGGCTGGTGCCCAACGGGAAGAATGGAACAACGGCCTCGCTGACCTTCCGCGGTTGGGACCAGACGATTGGAACTGCGGGCATTAAGGTTGATACGACGGTCAACGGTGATGCAACTGCATTCAGTGCTGTTCAAATCGACGGCAATCTAAATGTCACGTCGATGAACGATGCTCCTGTCCTTGCTGGCGCGAATGATTTCACACCGATCACGACGAATGATGTTGCCAATGCGGGGAATTTGGTTTCGACGCTCATCGCGGGAAAAATCACCGACGTTGATCCGGCTGCGCTACAGGGGATTGCGATCGTTGGATTCGTGAATGGGACGGGCGGCTGGCAGTATTCATTGGATAATGGCACATCGTGGACCAACATCGACACCGTGTTTGCGAGTTCTGCGCTGCTGCTGAGACCGACCGACCGTTTGCGGTATGCCCCGTACGGGAATGATCCCACGACGGCATCGCTGACGTTCTTGGCTTGGGATCAAACCAGCGGAGCAGCGGGCACGCGATTTAATGCCACAGCTCCCGGTGGCGGAGTGCGCACCTATAGCAGCCAGCAGGCAACGTCACATATTACCGTCTCGGCCGTGAATCATGCTCCTGTACTGACCAGTGGAAACATCAATGTCGCACCGATCACAGAGGACCAGACGACAAACGGCGGCTATCTTGTTCAGGACCTACTACTGGGACGTCTGACGGACGTTGATACCGGGGCGTTGTCGGGCCTGGCGCTCACAGGCACGACAAGCGGGTCTGGGACGTGGCAGTACTCAATCAATGGTGGCTCGACATGGACCAACGTGGGCGCCGTCTCGGCAACCTCGTCGCTGCCACTGCGATCGAACGATCTCGTCCGGTTCGTTCCCAATGAGAAGAATGGAACAACCGCCTCGTTGACATTCCGCGGTTGGGATCAAACCAGCGGCGTTGCTGGGGCGAAGGTCAACAGTTCGACGGTCGGTGGTACCACAGCATTCAGTGAGGGGCAAGTGACCGCCAATCTGGTCGTCACGTCCCTGAATGATGCTCCCGTACTGACAGGCGCGAACGCGTTCGCGACGATTACCGAGGATCAGGCTACAAATTCAGGCAACCAGGTGTCGGCATTGATCGCCGGCAAGATTACCGATGTCGATGCAGGGGCATTGCAAGGCGTCGCATTGACCGGCCTGAACAACAGCAGTGGCAAGTGGCAATATTCGTTGAATAACGGTTCAACGTGGACCGACATTGTCAGCGTGTCGGTTGATTCGGCACTCTTGTTGCGATCGTCAGATCGTTTGCGTTTCGTGCCAAATCTAGCGAATGGTACAACGGCTTCGGTGACTTTCAGGGCCTGGGACCAAACGAGCGGGACCGCAGGTACAAAAGTGAACACGACGAGTTCCGGTGGCACGCGCGCGTACAGCAGCGTGCAGGCCACGGCAAATTTGACGGTGACTTCTGTGAACGACGCGCCGGTTCTCGGTGGTGCCGTCAACTTTTCGAACATCACCGAAGATCAGGCGGCTAATGGGGGCAGTCTGGTTTCGTCGCTGATCGCCGGTAAAGTGACGGATGTCGATGTGGGCTCCATGAAGGGGATTGCCGTTGTTGGCGTGGCCAATGGAAATGGAAAATGGCAGTATCAGTTGGATCAATCGCAGACATGGAGCGATGTCGGGACCGTAAGCGGCACTTCCGCGTTGCTGCTTCGATCGACAGATCGATTGCGATTCGTGCCGAACGGCCTTGGCCCAACAGCTGCGTCCGTGACATTCCGAGCCTGGGACCAGACCGCGGGGGCGACAGGCACGAAAACGAACATCACATCGACGGGGCTGGTGACGCCCTTCAGCAGTGCGCTGGCGACGTCGAACATTGCGGTCACATCGATCAATGATGCTCCGGGTTTGACGGGGGCAAACAACTTCACCAATCTGACGAGGACCCAGGCGACCAACAGCGGCAATCTGGTCTCGACATTGATTGCGGGGAAGGTGACCGATGTTGATTCAAACGCCGTGCAGGGGATCGCCATCGTGGGTCTCAGCAGCGGCAATGGAAAGTGGCAGTACTCGACGAACGGTGGCCAAACCTGGGTCGATGTGGGGGCGGTGAGTGGTAGCGCGGCGCTCTTGTTACGGTCATCAGATCGTTTGCGATTCGTTCCGAATAGCGCCGCCGGGACAACCTCATCTGTCACATTCCGTGCTTGGGATCAGACGGCCGGAACCGCAGGTGCCAAATTCAACATCGCCGCGACCGGGCAGGCGACCGCGTTCAGCAGCGTAACGGCTGTCGCCAAGCTGACCGTGACGTGA
- a CDS encoding SDR family NAD(P)-dependent oxidoreductase, with protein sequence MDRLKSKVAVITGGGAGIGRATCELFAEEGATVVVAERDEASGREVAQGIVGRGGRALFVQTDVANEASIQAMAAATEKAFGRIDILVNNAAVFVLKGIDATMEEWREILDVNVAGPALCAKHCVPIMRRGGGGAIVNLGSISSVIAQPQMVTYNATKAAVANMTRCMALDLAPDNIRVNAVGPGAVWTQIVERLTSEAGLDRKAADADAEWGGAHLIKRIANPREIAYPILFLASDEASFVTGSLLMADGGYTAR encoded by the coding sequence ATGGATCGTCTGAAGAGTAAAGTTGCTGTCATTACTGGAGGCGGTGCGGGGATTGGTCGCGCCACGTGTGAACTTTTCGCGGAAGAAGGAGCCACGGTGGTAGTCGCGGAACGCGATGAAGCCTCGGGCCGCGAAGTCGCGCAGGGCATTGTGGGGCGCGGTGGACGGGCGTTGTTCGTACAGACCGACGTCGCCAACGAAGCCAGCATTCAGGCCATGGCGGCAGCGACCGAAAAAGCATTTGGCCGTATCGACATCCTTGTGAACAATGCCGCAGTGTTTGTCCTGAAAGGGATCGATGCCACGATGGAAGAATGGCGCGAGATCCTGGATGTCAACGTCGCAGGCCCCGCACTCTGTGCGAAACACTGCGTGCCGATCATGCGGCGTGGAGGCGGCGGCGCTATCGTGAATCTCGGCTCAATCTCAAGCGTGATCGCGCAACCGCAAATGGTCACGTACAATGCCACCAAGGCGGCCGTTGCCAATATGACGCGCTGCATGGCTCTGGATCTCGCCCCAGACAATATTCGTGTCAATGCCGTGGGCCCTGGTGCTGTCTGGACCCAGATTGTCGAACGACTCACTTCGGAAGCTGGCTTGGACCGTAAAGCCGCCGATGCGGATGCAGAATGGGGTGGCGCGCACCTCATAAAACGCATCGCAAATCCGCGTGAGATCGCCTATCCGATCCTGTTCCTCGCCTCTGACGAAGCTTCGTTCGTGACAGGTTCACTGCTGATGGCAGACGGCGGATACACTGCCCGGTAG
- a CDS encoding SPFH domain-containing protein, with translation MNKKLMSRSVIAAGFGVTVLFVLFGTCFSKNQADHWQVLQYPNGRVEIRNRPGWYPTYFARITTYPRMISVYATKDSRPESPGDDSVKAWFNDGGTADISWVVRVTTPCPSEDDESNSELMERMVQKQREFHRQFTGNIANAQNAIRSAVRNIVQQTGPIMSSTENQSARKGEFWHEVYSQLRDGMFAMKPVEIKTNSSVSSLLQAMKKSDEHTLEGNLEKPVVAVSGSTARPAIGSVLEERSITASETVMAAEIVRDPKTGLAVISSPSPLEQYGMKVLQFSILDTEYDAETVKKFGAKKQLYLQAEQSKAATIQNVQERFKRVAQGEREIAEEQWTAEKDRAEKRIQAEATQEKELTIKETLRVEAETKALIAIVKKKFQETQEKIAEIKSQIAENDKLAAEIGAKAREQQIEIAGAISDRDRGLGEIQVQEMEAVTSALKKLKVPDTVILSPEAMDPNGGTAMEQALPSLQLLKAFGLLKGENEFRIPPKTTTPKKDVATTEAHPILGAK, from the coding sequence ATGAACAAAAAGTTAATGAGCCGAAGTGTGATTGCGGCGGGATTCGGTGTGACGGTTCTATTCGTTTTATTCGGCACTTGCTTTTCCAAGAACCAGGCGGACCATTGGCAGGTTTTGCAGTACCCGAATGGGCGCGTCGAAATCCGTAATCGACCGGGTTGGTATCCGACATACTTCGCACGAATCACGACGTATCCACGTATGATCAGTGTCTATGCGACAAAGGATTCTCGTCCAGAATCGCCGGGCGATGATTCGGTGAAGGCCTGGTTTAATGACGGCGGTACCGCGGATATTTCGTGGGTCGTGCGGGTGACCACCCCTTGCCCATCGGAAGACGATGAAAGCAATTCCGAGTTGATGGAACGCATGGTTCAGAAGCAGCGTGAGTTCCACCGGCAGTTCACGGGTAACATTGCCAACGCTCAGAATGCGATTCGTTCCGCCGTTCGCAACATCGTGCAGCAAACGGGGCCGATCATGAGTTCCACAGAAAACCAGTCCGCTCGGAAGGGGGAGTTCTGGCACGAGGTGTATTCGCAGTTGCGTGACGGCATGTTTGCAATGAAGCCGGTCGAAATTAAGACGAATTCGAGTGTTTCTTCGCTGCTGCAAGCGATGAAGAAAAGCGATGAACACACGCTCGAGGGGAATCTTGAAAAACCTGTCGTTGCGGTGAGCGGTTCGACCGCTCGGCCCGCGATTGGCAGTGTGCTTGAAGAGCGATCGATTACCGCATCCGAGACGGTCATGGCCGCTGAAATCGTGCGCGATCCAAAGACGGGACTTGCCGTGATCTCGTCTCCATCGCCACTAGAGCAGTACGGAATGAAAGTCTTGCAGTTTTCGATTCTCGATACCGAATACGATGCTGAGACGGTGAAGAAATTTGGTGCGAAGAAGCAGTTGTATTTGCAGGCCGAACAGTCAAAAGCCGCCACGATTCAGAATGTGCAGGAACGATTTAAACGAGTCGCTCAGGGGGAGAGAGAAATCGCTGAAGAGCAGTGGACTGCGGAGAAGGATCGAGCTGAAAAGCGAATTCAGGCGGAAGCGACGCAAGAGAAAGAACTCACGATCAAAGAGACGCTGCGTGTTGAAGCCGAGACGAAAGCACTGATTGCGATCGTCAAAAAGAAGTTTCAGGAAACACAGGAAAAGATTGCCGAAATCAAATCGCAAATCGCCGAGAATGACAAACTGGCTGCCGAGATTGGTGCGAAGGCTCGCGAACAGCAGATTGAGATTGCCGGCGCCATATCCGATCGTGATCGGGGGTTGGGAGAAATCCAGGTTCAGGAAATGGAGGCGGTTACGAGCGCCTTGAAGAAACTGAAAGTTCCGGACACGGTGATTCTTTCGCCCGAGGCTATGGACCCCAATGGCGGGACCGCGATGGAGCAGGCACTGCCCAGTCTTCAACTGCTGAAAGCGTTTGGCTTACTGAAGGGTGAGAACGAATTTCGAATCCCTCCGAAAACCACCACACCAAAGAAGGACGTAGCGACGACCGAGGCACACCCGATCTTGGGCGCGAAATAA
- a CDS encoding lactonase family protein has protein sequence MTQLNRSRRSFLKSSILMASGSALAAGLRQAQAAEPASPLMAYVGTFSSPLRDTLPTQVDLPPGNGKGIHLFKIDRETGATTPAGLYELETSPSCLAVNAAGTRIYSANETDRVGESKEGTVSAFSVNRADGQLTLLNTVRSGGAGPTYVSIHPSGRYLFVANYFGGSVSVLPILGDGRLGDATDVKLDAGMIGPTKAKNAPPGSFAFSGHDRTHAHMIESDPSGRFVLHVDLGTDQIHVWKFDGQKGKLTPNDPPAISLPPGDGPRHFHFHPNERWFYSIQEEGSTVALFDYDGTTGRLTHRQTLSSLPPGFAGSNFCSEILVSADGKYVYAGNRLHDSIGIFSVGTNGELAYVGEEWTRGNYPRSFNFDPTGQFLYCCNQRGDNVAVFQVNHQTGSLKFTGHYAAVGNPSIIVFLDLAKVK, from the coding sequence ATGACGCAACTCAATCGTTCACGCCGTTCCTTTCTGAAGTCTTCAATCCTCATGGCGAGCGGCTCAGCACTCGCAGCGGGTCTGCGACAAGCGCAGGCGGCCGAGCCGGCAAGCCCCCTCATGGCTTACGTGGGAACATTCAGTTCCCCCTTGCGAGATACATTACCAACGCAAGTCGATCTTCCACCCGGAAACGGCAAAGGGATCCACCTATTCAAGATCGATCGGGAGACTGGAGCGACAACACCTGCCGGACTCTACGAACTCGAAACCAGCCCGAGTTGCCTGGCCGTCAACGCCGCCGGGACGCGAATTTACTCCGCCAACGAGACGGATCGTGTCGGCGAATCCAAGGAAGGAACCGTCAGTGCTTTCTCGGTGAATCGGGCGGACGGGCAACTCACGTTGCTGAATACCGTTCGTTCCGGTGGCGCTGGTCCAACCTATGTCAGCATTCATCCGTCCGGTCGGTATCTGTTTGTTGCCAATTACTTCGGCGGGTCCGTGTCAGTACTGCCGATCCTGGGTGATGGACGGCTCGGTGACGCGACGGACGTGAAACTCGACGCGGGCATGATCGGACCAACCAAAGCCAAGAACGCGCCTCCCGGCAGTTTCGCGTTCAGTGGTCACGATCGTACGCACGCCCACATGATCGAATCTGATCCATCAGGACGATTTGTCCTGCACGTGGATCTGGGAACAGACCAGATCCACGTCTGGAAGTTCGATGGTCAGAAGGGAAAACTGACGCCGAACGATCCCCCTGCCATTTCGCTGCCCCCGGGCGACGGACCGCGACATTTTCATTTCCATCCAAACGAACGATGGTTCTACTCCATTCAGGAAGAAGGCTCGACCGTCGCCCTGTTCGATTACGACGGTACAACAGGTCGCTTGACGCATCGACAGACGCTCTCCAGCCTTCCACCGGGCTTTGCAGGCAGTAATTTCTGCTCAGAAATTCTGGTTTCCGCGGACGGAAAATATGTCTACGCGGGCAATCGGCTTCACGACAGCATCGGCATTTTCTCCGTCGGCACGAACGGCGAATTGGCGTATGTGGGTGAGGAGTGGACTCGAGGAAACTACCCACGCAGCTTCAACTTCGATCCCACCGGACAGTTCCTGTACTGCTGTAATCAACGTGGCGACAATGTCGCCGTCTTTCAGGTAAACCACCAGACCGGCAGCCTGAAGTTCACGGGACACTACGCCGCCGTCGGCAATCCTTCGATTATTGTCTTTCTCGATCTCGCCAAAGTGAAATAA
- a CDS encoding PRC-barrel domain-containing protein, translating to MNRLFFKVGSMALLVTGLTALPQTTQGQETSVPVPARANENDPNSEIYRASDIMGLPIKNDQDQEIGKIKDLVINGSTREVLYAVVGMNDAKEKDAVYVMPWTAFQPSFGQGNAIQYTVLTIPQTVWIQAPFWTSSQWRQMPYAQWSPRVNQYYESHIHTNTASNSKSTTVRTNKPVLKHDDEDKAHSSPAKDKPSVQPSKKDNPQPKNESNNKPIDPPKTNVKPNPKQPVDPKASAKPGVKEAEVPAAKNPKLPAPKNPDPAGPETVKPAVPREPKIPAPTPKS from the coding sequence ATGAATCGCCTTTTTTTCAAAGTCGGATCGATGGCCCTGCTCGTCACGGGACTGACGGCACTGCCCCAGACCACTCAAGGTCAAGAAACGTCCGTACCAGTTCCAGCACGTGCCAACGAGAACGATCCGAACAGCGAGATCTACCGCGCGTCGGACATAATGGGACTGCCCATCAAGAATGATCAGGACCAGGAAATTGGGAAGATCAAAGATCTGGTCATCAACGGTTCGACGCGGGAAGTCCTGTACGCCGTCGTCGGGATGAATGACGCCAAGGAAAAAGACGCCGTCTATGTGATGCCATGGACGGCGTTCCAACCATCGTTCGGCCAAGGTAACGCGATCCAATACACCGTGCTGACGATTCCGCAGACGGTTTGGATTCAGGCCCCCTTTTGGACATCCTCGCAGTGGCGACAGATGCCCTACGCGCAATGGTCACCTCGAGTCAATCAGTACTACGAGTCACACATTCATACGAACACGGCCAGCAATTCGAAGTCGACAACCGTCCGAACCAATAAACCGGTTCTGAAGCACGATGATGAAGACAAGGCGCATTCATCGCCTGCGAAAGACAAGCCATCCGTGCAACCCTCAAAGAAAGACAATCCTCAACCGAAGAATGAATCAAACAATAAGCCCATTGATCCGCCGAAAACGAACGTCAAGCCAAATCCCAAGCAACCCGTCGACCCCAAAGCCTCTGCGAAGCCGGGAGTAAAAGAGGCGGAAGTGCCTGCGGCCAAGAATCCAAAGCTGCCCGCCCCGAAGAACCCTGATCCTGCTGGCCCCGAAACCGTCAAGCCAGCAGTACCGCGCGAGCCAAAAATCCCCGCTCCAACGCCCAAGTCGTAA
- a CDS encoding IS5 family transposase gives MVRTPARIAGAWQNRLVGGCGGRLVRTSQKGGDGVGKTKCGKGTKIVDVVDSNGTPLAVHLTSANHNEVKLIEPTLDRLQIPHQVPEHLIYDRAADSDPLRNRLLNERGIELVCPHRKSRKKPPTQDGRACRRYRRRFVVERTHSWFHNFRRTVVRYETTLARFTGWIHLACALITMRRL, from the coding sequence TTGGTTCGAACTCCTGCACGAATTGCAGGAGCGTGGCAAAATCGATTGGTCGGAGGCTGCGGCGGACGCTTGGTTCGCACGAGCCAAAAGGGGGGAGACGGAGTTGGCAAAACGAAATGTGGCAAGGGAACCAAGATTGTCGATGTTGTCGATTCGAACGGAACTCCTCTCGCCGTCCATCTGACCAGTGCCAATCACAACGAAGTGAAGTTGATCGAGCCAACGCTGGATCGGCTTCAGATTCCACATCAAGTCCCCGAACATCTCATCTATGACCGTGCGGCGGATAGTGATCCACTTCGCAATCGATTACTGAACGAACGCGGCATCGAGTTGGTTTGCCCGCATCGTAAAAGCCGTAAGAAGCCGCCCACTCAAGACGGGCGTGCCTGTCGCAGATATCGCCGACGATTCGTAGTCGAGCGAACCCATAGCTGGTTCCATAATTTCCGTCGTACTGTCGTCCGCTACGAAACCACACTGGCTCGATTTACGGGATGGATTCATCTTGCCTGCGCGCTCATTACAATGAGGCGGTTATGA
- a CDS encoding sigma-54 interaction domain-containing protein translates to MIDSPRRTESAAIATRKHLAFELLLTSRCLQSVARIVARTAMSDATALIIGESGTGKELVAQAIHEQSARSHMPFVRLNLAAVPTDLAETVLFGHQKGAFTGASHASLGYCRSADGGTLFLDEIAEADLSLQAKLLRFLQNGEIQPVGAHTVLTCDVRVVAATNRDLEQAIRSKRFREDLFYRLNVVQVEIPPLRARVADIDHLIDLFLQEFNNKYGRHCEMAEAVRERFRAAQWPGNIRQLKSGIESLVVLSEHDMIGVPDLTSTFLSQIGTRITECQSATANDGAKEIDRWTHHLVYAVLQQTGGNVSASAKKLGISKATLYRWLKKYRQSDRHSECSAPGEQPDRGIDDDE, encoded by the coding sequence ATGATTGATTCACCGCGCCGAACGGAATCCGCCGCAATCGCGACGCGGAAGCATTTGGCATTCGAACTCCTTCTCACGTCGCGGTGCTTGCAGTCAGTGGCCCGAATCGTCGCCCGCACGGCAATGTCCGATGCGACGGCCTTGATTATTGGGGAAAGTGGGACAGGTAAAGAGCTGGTTGCGCAGGCGATTCATGAGCAGAGTGCTCGTTCGCACATGCCCTTTGTTCGTCTCAATCTGGCCGCTGTTCCTACGGATCTTGCAGAGACCGTTCTTTTTGGTCATCAGAAGGGGGCATTCACGGGGGCTTCACATGCCTCGCTCGGGTATTGTCGCAGTGCTGACGGAGGAACGTTGTTTCTGGATGAGATTGCCGAGGCCGATTTGTCTCTTCAGGCAAAGCTGCTCAGGTTTTTGCAGAACGGTGAAATTCAACCTGTTGGTGCTCATACCGTGCTGACGTGCGATGTCCGGGTCGTCGCAGCCACAAATCGGGATCTGGAGCAGGCGATTCGGAGCAAGCGATTTCGGGAAGACTTGTTCTATCGCCTCAATGTTGTGCAAGTCGAGATCCCGCCGTTGCGAGCACGCGTAGCAGACATTGACCATTTGATCGACTTGTTCCTTCAAGAATTCAACAACAAATACGGGCGGCATTGCGAAATGGCTGAAGCTGTTCGTGAGCGATTCCGCGCGGCGCAATGGCCGGGAAATATCCGCCAGTTAAAGTCGGGGATCGAAAGTCTTGTCGTGCTGTCCGAGCATGACATGATTGGCGTCCCTGATTTGACGTCGACGTTCTTGTCGCAGATCGGAACTCGCATCACAGAATGTCAGTCGGCGACAGCGAACGATGGTGCCAAAGAGATCGATCGGTGGACACACCATCTGGTTTATGCGGTCTTGCAGCAGACGGGTGGCAATGTATCCGCATCCGCCAAGAAATTGGGAATCAGCAAGGCCACTCTTTACCGCTGGCTTAAAAAATATCGCCAATCCGATCGTCATTCAGAATGTTCCGCGCCAGGCGAACAGCCTGATCGCGGCATCGACGACGACGAATAG
- a CDS encoding RNA recognition motif domain-containing protein, producing MTQIYVGNLPFTVSEPDLMGMFARYGRVSSVRMATDKSTGRPRGFAFVTMNRMEDSDEAIVRLNGSHLSGRTIVVNEARATDGQRSNSDNRIQAMTRLNLL from the coding sequence ATGACACAAATCTACGTAGGGAATCTTCCCTTTACAGTCTCGGAACCCGATCTCATGGGGATGTTTGCACGCTACGGACGCGTCAGTTCGGTCCGAATGGCGACCGACAAATCGACCGGACGTCCCCGAGGTTTCGCGTTTGTCACCATGAATCGTATGGAAGACAGCGACGAAGCCATCGTGCGACTGAACGGATCTCATCTTTCTGGGCGCACCATTGTCGTGAACGAAGCTCGAGCGACTGATGGGCAGCGGTCAAACTCGGACAATCGAATTCAGGCAATGACTCGTTTGAATCTCCTCTAG
- a CDS encoding RNA recognition motif domain-containing protein: MSTKLYVGNLSYNATNQTLEQMFAQHGEVRSAQIVTDRDTGRSKGFGFVEMGDSRSAEAAISALNGQEVDGRALTVNEARPREDRGGGGGGGGGRRPGGSGGYGGGSGGYGGGGGGGGGRRY; the protein is encoded by the coding sequence ATGTCAACGAAATTGTATGTGGGAAATCTGTCGTACAACGCAACGAATCAAACGCTTGAGCAGATGTTTGCTCAACACGGCGAAGTGCGCTCGGCACAAATCGTCACCGACCGCGATACGGGCCGATCCAAGGGATTTGGCTTTGTCGAAATGGGCGATTCTCGCAGCGCCGAAGCCGCGATCAGCGCGCTGAACGGCCAAGAAGTCGATGGCCGGGCCTTGACGGTCAACGAAGCACGACCACGTGAAGATCGTGGCGGCGGAGGCGGAGGTGGTGGTGGACGTCGTCCTGGTGGATCAGGTGGATACGGCGGCGGCAGCGGTGGGTATGGCGGCGGAGGTGGTGGTGGTGGCGGTCGTCGCTACTAA